A single genomic interval of Candidatus Bipolaricaulis anaerobius harbors:
- a CDS encoding carbohydrate ABC transporter permease: MAVGCAIMLLPFFWMVTTSLKTEAGAMRMPPQWIPPEPQWENYVVAWNMAPFGRYFFNSFFIAIMCTIGEVITTILAAYAFAKMRFIGKDVLFAIFLGTLMIPGEMLLVPNYVTLTRLGWLDRYEGLIIPWIVSVFGIFLLRQFFRSIPDELWDAARIDGCSRLRYLWRVIVPLSKPAILTVALFKFLGSWNSFQWVLLMTNSASMRTVPVGLMTFSSDIGTAYHLLMAASVMAIVPILILFFFTQKQFIQGVARTGIK, from the coding sequence ATGGCGGTGGGCTGCGCCATCATGCTCTTGCCGTTCTTCTGGATGGTGACGACCTCGCTCAAGACGGAGGCGGGCGCGATGCGGATGCCGCCCCAGTGGATCCCCCCCGAGCCTCAGTGGGAGAACTACGTTGTGGCCTGGAATATGGCGCCGTTCGGCCGCTACTTCTTCAACAGCTTCTTCATCGCCATCATGTGCACGATCGGCGAGGTCATCACGACGATCCTCGCTGCCTACGCGTTTGCGAAGATGCGTTTCATCGGGAAGGACGTCCTGTTCGCGATCTTCCTCGGTACGCTGATGATCCCGGGGGAGATGCTCCTCGTGCCGAACTACGTTACGCTGACGCGGCTCGGCTGGCTCGATCGGTACGAAGGGTTGATCATCCCCTGGATTGTGTCCGTGTTCGGGATCTTCCTCCTCCGTCAGTTCTTCCGGTCGATCCCGGACGAGCTATGGGACGCGGCGCGCATCGATGGCTGCTCGCGCCTCCGCTACCTGTGGCGCGTCATCGTGCCCCTTTCCAAGCCCGCGATCCTCACGGTGGCCCTGTTCAAGTTCCTCGGGAGCTGGAACTCCTTCCAGTGGGTGCTCTTGATGACGAACTCGGCGTCCATGCGCACGGTCCCGGTCGGGTTGATGACGTTCAGCAGCGACATCGGGACGGCCTACCACCTTCTCATGGCTGCCTCGGTGATGGCCATCGTTCCGATTCTCATCCTGTTTTTCTTCACCCAGAAGCAGTTCATCCAGGGCGTGGCGAGGACGGGGATCAAGTGA
- a CDS encoding glucodextranase DOMON-like domain-containing protein yields MRVVMTVSALLLAVTLVGLPKGPLNVAIVWHQHQPLYWNRLTGEYELPWVRVHGVQEYLDSPRILREHPGVEVTYNLQPSLLWQLSDYVEITEEEREKGGLYQYIGAVDNHLNWTWKLVTDPGSITPEERAAMQDQFFWINGYMLRPGGKYYDPRYAELNQLKGERTLTDEELLDAAGLFLLWQISPELHDELGLPDLRGKSGFTQEDVVRLIQAQHEVLTRVVEAYREARELGAELITSPFYHPILPLLAERGWEEDILGQLARAQAQHQALFGAKAVGVWPPEQAVSERAVELLGEAGFTWTVADEWTLAAALGRTPNRDELTRPWRFGNMTILFRDHDISDKISFAYGNKPTAEAVSDLLAEIRSYWEALASPEEHVLVIALDGENWMFMAGYPDNGREFLRSLYQSFREAEWINTVTPGGFVACHPAVAEIPSVPTGSWAGDLSTWRGEPEEDEAWERLGQAREAVFADDPNPAALDALYAAEGSDWFWWYGADQDSGTDDLYDWLMKAHLVGAYRAVGYADADIPTVLSLRLRIPITASLGEAKPAVDGRVTDPGEWAEAVAVPGQGSIRAAAFAYGESSLYVRADLDPSPRDLSGTETKLVLYATGKPGEKANVVTRHSGEPLGFPLVSAVELDLAKVKADGSGYVFRYAADGMGRWRLASPVRTLTSRVAHLDEVIEFQIPFEELGVEPGQGLVLALALEQAGELLGIAPERPLEARIPTLVQGVEVWAMEDPAGDDHGIGTYVYPLNSVFAEPGLFDLLRYAIYDAADRWQLTFEFPTLPNPWNGPHGFSHPILYLYLDVAPGGRTDAHEEGKAAQVAFDPDHPWDCFVKVAGWPAYGRHLWLSSGEGPFLIEVASDPKRGRIIVTIPKTLLPEIRGWHYVLVGSQDGYGANHLRPIRVAAGEWTGGGCPDPLWAPQIYDYLAPAGTSQEVLLAGYDGAEQRYTVLRPIAVAF; encoded by the coding sequence ATGCGCGTCGTGATGACCGTGAGTGCCCTACTCCTTGCTGTAACCCTGGTTGGCTTGCCCAAAGGACCCCTCAACGTGGCGATCGTGTGGCATCAGCACCAGCCCTTGTACTGGAACCGCCTCACCGGCGAGTACGAGCTCCCCTGGGTGCGGGTCCACGGGGTCCAAGAGTACCTCGACTCCCCGCGGATCCTCCGCGAGCACCCCGGGGTCGAGGTCACCTACAACCTCCAGCCGAGCCTCCTCTGGCAGCTTTCGGACTACGTGGAGATCACCGAGGAGGAGCGGGAGAAGGGGGGCCTCTACCAGTACATCGGGGCGGTGGATAACCACCTCAACTGGACCTGGAAGCTCGTCACCGACCCGGGGTCGATCACCCCTGAGGAGCGGGCGGCGATGCAGGACCAGTTCTTCTGGATCAACGGGTACATGCTCCGTCCCGGCGGGAAGTATTACGACCCCCGCTATGCCGAGCTCAACCAGCTCAAGGGGGAGCGAACCCTCACCGACGAGGAGCTCCTCGATGCAGCGGGGCTGTTCCTCCTGTGGCAGATCTCCCCTGAGCTCCACGACGAGCTCGGGCTTCCGGACCTCCGGGGGAAGTCCGGGTTCACCCAAGAGGACGTCGTCCGGTTGATCCAAGCCCAGCACGAGGTGCTCACCCGGGTGGTGGAGGCCTACCGGGAGGCGCGAGAACTCGGAGCCGAGCTCATCACGAGCCCGTTCTACCACCCGATCCTCCCCCTCTTGGCGGAACGGGGGTGGGAAGAAGACATCCTCGGCCAGCTCGCCCGGGCCCAAGCCCAGCACCAAGCTCTGTTCGGCGCGAAGGCGGTGGGGGTGTGGCCGCCGGAACAAGCCGTCTCGGAGCGGGCGGTGGAGCTCCTCGGGGAGGCGGGGTTCACCTGGACTGTGGCCGACGAGTGGACGCTCGCCGCGGCGCTCGGTCGCACCCCCAACCGGGACGAGCTCACCCGGCCGTGGCGGTTCGGGAACATGACGATCCTGTTCCGGGACCACGACATCTCCGACAAGATCAGCTTCGCCTACGGGAACAAGCCGACCGCTGAGGCGGTCTCGGACCTCCTGGCCGAGATCCGCAGCTACTGGGAGGCCCTCGCCTCACCGGAGGAGCACGTCCTCGTGATCGCCCTCGACGGGGAGAACTGGATGTTCATGGCCGGGTACCCGGACAACGGCCGGGAGTTCCTTCGTTCTCTCTACCAGTCGTTCCGCGAGGCGGAGTGGATCAACACCGTGACCCCGGGAGGGTTCGTGGCCTGCCACCCCGCCGTTGCGGAGATCCCTTCCGTTCCCACCGGGTCCTGGGCCGGCGACCTCTCCACCTGGCGCGGGGAGCCGGAGGAGGACGAGGCGTGGGAGCGGTTGGGCCAAGCCAGGGAGGCGGTGTTCGCCGATGATCCCAACCCCGCCGCCCTAGACGCCCTGTATGCCGCTGAGGGGTCGGACTGGTTCTGGTGGTATGGGGCAGATCAGGACTCCGGAACGGATGACCTCTACGACTGGCTCATGAAGGCCCACCTCGTGGGCGCCTACCGGGCGGTGGGGTACGCGGATGCGGACATCCCCACCGTCCTCTCCCTCCGGTTGAGGATCCCGATCACGGCGAGCCTGGGGGAGGCCAAGCCGGCGGTGGACGGCCGCGTCACGGACCCCGGCGAGTGGGCGGAGGCAGTGGCGGTGCCCGGGCAGGGTTCAATCCGCGCCGCCGCGTTCGCGTACGGGGAATCCTCCCTCTACGTGCGCGCCGATCTCGATCCTTCCCCGCGGGATCTCTCCGGAACCGAGACCAAGCTCGTCCTCTACGCCACGGGGAAGCCGGGGGAGAAGGCAAACGTCGTCACTCGCCACAGCGGCGAACCCCTCGGGTTCCCCCTCGTCTCGGCCGTCGAGCTCGACCTGGCCAAGGTGAAGGCGGACGGCTCGGGGTACGTGTTCCGCTACGCTGCGGACGGGATGGGGCGCTGGCGGCTCGCCTCGCCCGTGCGCACCCTCACCTCCCGCGTCGCTCACCTGGACGAGGTCATCGAGTTTCAGATCCCGTTCGAGGAGCTGGGGGTGGAGCCGGGACAGGGCTTGGTCCTCGCCCTCGCGCTCGAGCAAGCAGGGGAGCTCCTCGGGATCGCTCCGGAACGGCCCCTCGAGGCACGGATCCCGACCCTCGTCCAGGGGGTCGAGGTGTGGGCGATGGAGGACCCGGCAGGCGATGACCACGGGATAGGGACGTACGTCTACCCCCTCAACAGCGTCTTCGCCGAGCCCGGGCTGTTCGACCTCCTCCGCTACGCAATCTACGACGCGGCCGATCGCTGGCAGCTTACGTTCGAGTTCCCCACCCTCCCCAACCCGTGGAACGGGCCGCATGGCTTCTCCCACCCCATCCTCTACCTGTACCTCGACGTCGCCCCTGGCGGCCGGACCGATGCCCACGAGGAGGGGAAGGCCGCCCAGGTGGCGTTCGACCCCGATCATCCGTGGGACTGTTTTGTGAAGGTAGCGGGGTGGCCCGCCTACGGTCGGCACCTGTGGCTGTCGAGCGGGGAGGGACCGTTCCTCATCGAGGTGGCGAGCGACCCCAAGCGGGGACGGATCATCGTCACCATCCCCAAGACGCTCCTTCCCGAGATCCGGGGCTGGCATTATGTCCTCGTCGGCTCCCAGGACGGCTACGGCGCCAACCACCTCCGCCCGATCAGGGTGGCGGCCGGGGAGTGGACCGGCGGCGGCTGTCCGGATCCCCTGTGGGCGCCCCAGATCTACGATTACCTCGCCCCAGCGGGGACCTCCCAAGAGGTCCTCCTCGCCGGGTACGATGGGGCCGAGCAGAGGTACACTGTGCTTCGACCTATTGCCGTCGCGTTCTAA